The window GGGGCCGGCGCGGACACCGGGACGTCTCGGGACGAGCGACAGAGCAGCCAGGTCGGGCGGAGACCACTTGGAGGAGGCGGTGGTCCCTCCGCCCCCCGCTGaagacgccgccgccgccgccgccgccgctgctgCTGCCGCGCCGGGAGCCGAGTGAGGCGACGCGCGTTTGCCGTCTCCCCGGAGACCCTCTGCCCTCGTCAGAGGCGCGCCCGTGTTTCCCGCGGGGCCGTGTCCGCCGCGTTCGCCGTCGAGCCCCGCGTGTTTGTCCCCAGACTGTCCAGCCACGGGCACGTCGGCTCCCCTGCAGCCGCCGCTGTAAAAAGCGGCGAGATGCGCACCAAAAAGCCCATCTCCTCTGCCTTTCACACGGTCGGATCCATCAGGTCTGTCGTAGGGAGGTCCGACGAAAAGTCCGCCTGGTCCCCAATCGTACACGGGGCCGAGAGTTCCGCCAAAAAGGTCGGTTCCTTTGTCCCATGAGGGGTTGTATCCGTCAAGTTCACCGTAGGAACCCGCGGGTCTTCCCCCCTCGAGTAGTCCTCCCATAGGTTGACCGACTCCTTCAAAGCTGACGCCGTAGATGGGGGTGAAAGGCGAACCGTACAGGTCGTGCCCTTGGCCTTCCGGAAGGTAGCATCCGTGAGGTCCACTGCAGAGGTTCGCAGATCCGTCCCAGGGCCATCCGCCTGTGGGAGCAACTGTTTCCCTGAAGTTTCCACCGTAGAAAGGGCTGAGAGGTGCACCGAGCCATCCATCTACTTGGCCTCCTGAAGGTCTGTATCCGTCGATGCCGTCGTAGAGGTCTGCCGGTCTAGCCCAGGGTCGCCCACCGACGACTGCTTCGGACAAGCCTTCACGTCCGTAAAAGGCGTATGTCTGGGCAACACCCAGTACCGTGATTGCGAGGACCTAGAACCACAAGtaaacacacatacatattaACACTTTCAACTGCAATCTGTCCTACGTCTTCATGCCTACCTCTTTATAATCGatgctcacaatttttttatataagataaatttatttaaattaactgtGAAGTAAGTTGGATAATTCTATGTTTATGACAACGTTAAACCCATTTATTACGGTAACTTTTTTTGTTAGTGAAGTGATTCAACTAAGGTGCCATTGCACATATGCTTATAATATAAAAACTACACACGTAAAGCCATTATGAGTCTTGTTCATTTTTGAATCACAAAAACGTATTTTGGTTTTTAACTCTTGAAACTTTCCTTATGTTTACTTATATACATTGCTTCAAATTAAGGACAACAATTAGGTCCAAGAAAAAACAACTATTAATTAGTTAAAACCTctagtttaatatatatatgaatgttgTAATTTATGCCTGTATCTGACGTTTCTAAGCCATttagattaatttttaataatgttataaACTTGAAAATAATATCTATGTTGGAGTCCCGGTTACAAACTATTGTGAGCTAGATTGCATTCTCTCActaaatgacttgatgtaagtttttggacgtacgccattgcttagcaatggcgtacgtccaaaaacttacatcaagtcatgcactcccattgcacaaatctattAAAGATAACCTCTCACTAAATGCTATCAACGGAATTTTAAGACAAGCATATATGGCTTTGAGTACATGTATTTATTTgattattactaaataaaatatgcaAATATTGCTACTGATTTTGCATATCATTCTAACTAGCTagaaagaaataagtttttatttggAACCGTGAAAATCTAATCTTATTGATGTTTTTTCATGGATTTTCCAAAATCATTCCTGGCAACTACCATGATGGTTCCTGACTATATAGGATATGGTAGATTCATCCCCCAAAATACTTTCTTTGGTTTGTTCTTTGTATCTCTCTCTAATGACTCCATTGTCAGCGAGACGTTTAgcgcaataataataataataataataataataaacatgtgagcgagtgtttcagtactcgccagagatgctGAAACATTCGCTCACATGTTTAttatctaaactcggtaacgagcaaattcatgtgttctaatgttgtaAATACATGTTATACGAAagtcggacacgaaatttaacgtggaattcttgaaaataatgctGAACATTATAAATCTACTAACCAATATAATATTCGCTTTTAAcgtacataccaaaatttctagacgcgaatcacacatttACTTCCCgcgtccgccgctagaattcgatgCATCAATCGTAAACGTTGTTTTCCAACATCACTCGCAAATGGTAGCacgaaaaaaatggaaatttaaaactataagaaacgtctccgataaaagcgaaaaagacttgaaaaaatcccAAACATTGGCTTTGCCCTGATTTTCGACAGTGAGTTATATTAAAATAccgccaatcttgttaaaattcgttaaacatttaatactacctatatagtttccgcacacattagaagctatacttctgtggaattactaaaatattaacctgaaacattttaaaacacatattataactaactatttgttttgtatatttgtttttgcttaaacgactgaaataagtttgtaaattattactacaaacaatcattaaccttattgagctgattcaacattattatatattattaaaaagtaaaaaaaaatacaattgcaGAAATGAGTTTTGAATTAAGTCCTTTGCGATAATTAAGCGCGCTCTATACCGCTGTGCTTCTAAGCTTCTTGAATAATTAAAagggaaaaaattattataattattgtaatgccagttttctcaGGTGTTTCAAAACATTGTTTTACATTGtaataagacaatttttttttgtttaccaaatatgttccggggtagtttcaaaatcacgaagtttcatttggcacaccaatacgttcggTATGTACCCTTAAGTTTACGAAAGTGGCAATAAacgtttatgttgctacacgcggggccgccatctttgtgtcacatttccgttcatcgacttctgttccattttcacgaaattactccaaccaaatgccgtataccgagagctaagcaAAATTAATTCTTAACAGACATGCAGGTGTGAGAGCTTATCAATCGTACACTTTCAACTAAGGataagttaacatacataccaggAAACCTTGCACACACGATACAAATCCAAATGTTATAAGGATGTTCGATTGTGTGGTTATTATCTCCCTTTCTATTTAATGGCGTCTGGAAAAATCTGTAGGAAGGATGTACATTAAAACATCCATCTTTTAAAAAATCATGGGACACAATGTAATTACAATAATGGGCTAGCAGccaaaatgttacattgaaaaaaTTACATAAGTTTAACATAGATGTCACGTTGACTTCCTAAACTtgagatataaattttaaaaaaatcgacGGCAAAAAGTTTTTAATTCGGGAAAAATAGAGTGAAAACTGTCtaaaaaaagagaatttttgttaaaaaaaaatttcatttcaaaataatgtaCTTACAGATCTGACCATGTCTGATGACGTATTGCCTCGAACGTCTGTGTCTACTTGGAGACTGTGGTAACTTATGCTGTAAGCGTACGGCAACAGCGCCTATTTATGCCAGAGAGACATTAAAAGAAGCTGTGCGATATAATTTTATCTTCCTCGCCGTCATTATTAATGCAACAAACTTAAggctctaaaaaaaaaactttgttttctgATCTTACACCAAATTACTGTTTCGTGTCCCGGCAGGTTCCAAGACAGTTAAGATACATAGTATGAACCGAGTTAACTTTCATTAAAATTCTCCTGTGCTACAGTTGTGTTGTTTGTCTTCCATTGTCTTTCATTTTTGCTAAGTAGTTAGTCATAACGAACTCGTGACAGATTGAAATACTGATAACTTATGCGTCGAACAAGTATGAGAGATTTGTTTGCAATCTGATCAGATTCAATGCTCAAGTCGTTGCatacttcaaaattaatttttttgtgttaaaatttttaaaatttatagatAAACATGTTAATGATACAATAatgattaatatataaatatgataAATCCAATAGTTAAAAAACTCTAATTTAATTACATTGGACATTTTCCACTAAACTCTCAAAATAAATTTGTGGGAGAAATAATGGTGTAAGATACTGGATACATAAAAGTGAAGTACTTAAGTAAACATTAAACAAACTAATTATATCATATAATATAGTATAAGGTAGTTGAAAACTAACAACAAtgtatttaattgaaaagttttaatttttgaaacatcaACGTAACTCAGGCCCATAAACCTAGAATGATATgtgtaacaatttaaatttttgtcttttttaagtattagttttattttctaaataaacttaGCTACAATAAATGTCGTTTATAACATAgtagttgtttttaatttatatttgttttgtcttttttACTAAACATACTTAATAgactcttaaaatatattccttctttatttagaaaaaatataaCTAAGTCAGTGCCTTGATATatgtaaatagttttattttctaaagaaATTAACTTGTTCCtatgtttttttaatgcaaaGGATATAAATTAAGATTATGAATTGAAGCTGCAAATTATCTATGAGTGGAAATATCAAATCTTCTCTTGATATACGGGTTTGCCTTTATTGTATTTAATTGTGCAATACCTATACTTTACtctttgtttaaacattttttaagtttttttatgtttttatgctGTTCAtaagatgtttattttttgttaagtGTTTGGAAGGAACTTTCAGATATAGACAGCTGACTATTcttattaaattaacaaaaaataattattgatacacGATAAGCTAGTCTGgtgcaacatatatatatatatatgttttattattttatttaaattaacatattaaaataatttcgaaAGAAAGCTGATAAAAAGgcagtttaaatatatatttttaattacaattactgtgtagatcatctcatcaaaaattgtttcagcctatagttaaatataatgtttaggatttttacaatacattattacGGATTTGATAGTAGGCACAcctaattaaagtttttttttgtctttcaacccttgttatttacaCCCCTTGGATTGAttgttggttacataaaaatttgctttagacaaaagttttagactaAATCTAGGAAGTGAAAATGAATAAAAACGGATTCAATAGTGTAAATGATACAgaagttttatatataattttattccaACTACTGTTTATTTTTCAaccacttgcagtaatggttccactgatcaaaaattgtttcagatcaaagttctaggtaattatttttagattatGTATAGTCAATTTTATACATTCTATTGTTTACCTAATAAGGGAGACATGAATTTCTTTTGtcctttaaaatttgtttttctgcCCTTTGCAATAAAgtttggttgtatcaaaaatgtatttagtcaAAAGTTTTTGGTATAACTCCTGCGAGTTATAATACGTCAAATGGATGCAATATTTGTATagttatgggagttatagcgattttccTTTACTCAAAAAaactttccccatttctaccccttcgAAAtcattttgcccattaacgaacttgaccgagattttccattactgtattttatgtGTCACTTTaaaagtgatttgtgcaaaattatggcagttacaTTGCCCTTAAAATTGTgttatacatagatatataaatatacttttgaGTACATGACGGTATTGAGATCTATGGACCATTaaacaaaaaactatacaaaaagtTTAcctgaagtcgcaccatggtaacggctacaataggtagtctttctttgaACTCTACCTAAAAGGGTTTTTATTAACCCTTTAAGCTCAAGAATAGATGTGTTGTCTTGAAAAAATATGGTCACtatatttatcataaaatataaaCGTATTTAaatctaaagtaaaaaaaaaggtttggtcTAAGTTCTAAGCCGTGGTGAAATAATCTGGGTGTTTTCAGTCAGGTTCTTTAATTTTTTGCCtgaagaaattgttatttaggtCAGAAAAGAACTGACATTATAtgtgttaaataatttatttatttatttaaaatcaattaaaataaatggcGATGAGATCAAGGATataatattgttaattaatcaccTAAAAATATGTATAACAGGTTTTTGGTGcaagttaaaacatttaaaagatTTATGTCATATTCAACGTTCTTTTTAAAAGAGTCTTTTTAATAGCTTAACAAGGGGGAaataacttatatttaaatattcgaatttatatttttaatattatagacATTAAATGTTAAAATCCTCAAAGCTTTATTAGAGAAATTGCTAAGAAATATACAAAGGAAAGATGGTTagcaaatataacattttttttttcattctaaatTAGTATCCTAAATTACGTTGCCTCCATAATTTCATAACcttgtactttttttaataaattcataatataactctagctaattgtttataaattttatgtaaaattaataaatatgtatttactgGTTTTTAGAAACTTTAATGACACAATATTAGTCAACCGGATCATGAACCAAGAGAATGTAATCATTTGTATACATGTTTAATTAATACTTTGTGTGTACAATAAAAAGTTCGTTTTCCCACAGTTTTTCAAAACTGAGTTTTTTTAGGGTTTTGGAAAATCCAAATGTTTATGTTTAAGGAATGGTATACAAAAAAATGAAGTAATGTCTAAGGCTACATACaatcaattaatttaaaactgtttacaacTATGGTTGAAATAAATGTTGgcctttaaaatttttaaaaactattaactaTACACggattaatttaataaaacactatAAACAATTTACGAtagttttattatgatttttttcaatAGTGAATAAAAAAACGAAATTATGGAtgcaaaatactttaggataccACTCAATTgggttattttaatattattttgttttgtcagTTTTATCTAATTTTGCGATACCATTTTTCTTGCTCAATCATAATTCACAATTGCAAGCACTTTTCTGAGCTGTAGTATTTAGATACTAATGAATAATTGCTTACAATTATTGTTGTTCTTGGCAAAGTTGTATTTTAGTACTTACAATGTACAGAACTGAGTATTAAGTAAAAGTAGAACTTTCTACTTTTAAAAACCACAGTtactaaaagaaaaaagaaaaatcttaataaaaaatttaatcacttTGAAAAAAGAATTAACTTCGCCGAAATCAggcttattaaatattaaaataagttccTTTCTttctaaacataatttattttattaggaaaacatatatttaatgtctttaaatctaaaaaataagagcaaataatacaaattatatatttttaatatcagttCATTAATAACGTTTTGAATGTCCAGTGGATATAAGACTGAAATTAACCAAACGCACCcctatttttacatgctttatattagcttcacctgtatgtttgtctgtccgtctgtaactctttcgactaagagtgagtggcttatgactataaaatgtcccaccaacTTCATttcgttcgttagccgagcggtctaaggcgcgcgacttctgtgacgtcagctttcggattcagcgatcgtgggttccactcccggccacgccgaaaattgttcttttttcccggtaaattctaagattatatccatacatctaactgaaaattattcggagagactttaccatttctttgtgacgttgcaactccaaatagttatctcagatggaaataggtagtgtcggtaactcatttccctaagataattatacataaatatagtttaaaaaactaaaaaaacatgcttttaaagaatatcaaactaaaaagttaaaaataaatatagtttaaaaaactaaagaaacatgcttttaaagattatcaaactaaaaagtaaaaaataattttaaaatttaatttatgacaatagtatataagcaatactagtataaatgagaaaaaagcatggggcgtttaatatacaaaaaatatggcacaaagcgcctcaagcttttttctcatttatactagtattgcttatatactattgccataaattaaattttaaaattattttttacttgttagtttgataatctttaaaagcatgtttctttagtttttta of the Bacillus rossius redtenbacheri isolate Brsri chromosome 10, Brsri_v3, whole genome shotgun sequence genome contains:
- the LOC134535649 gene encoding collagen, type I, alpha 1a-like yields the protein MVRSVLAITVLGVAQTYAFYGREGLSEAVVGGRPWARPADLYDGIDGYRPSGGQVDGWLGAPLSPFYGGNFRETVAPTGGWPWDGSANLCSGPHGCYLPEGQGHDLYGSPFTPIYGVSFEGVGQPMGGLLEGGRPAGSYGELDGYNPSWDKGTDLFGGTLGPVYDWGPGGLFVGPPYDRPDGSDRVKGRGDGLFGAHLAAFYSGGCRGADVPVAGQSGDKHAGLDGERGGHGPAGNTGAPLTRAEGLRGDGKRASPHSAPGAAAAAAAAAAAASSAGGGGTTASSKWSPPDLAALSLVPRRPGVRAGPTAGSSPRASSSTEHSRC